From a region of the Paralichthys olivaceus isolate ysfri-2021 chromosome 4, ASM2471397v2, whole genome shotgun sequence genome:
- the kdm2ba gene encoding lysine (K)-specific demethylase 2Ba isoform X1, which translates to MALSLSGDDEEYDSESEQQRAANRPKPKMGTTSAVKLPSNRSSSGARRRRTRCRKCEACLRTECGECHFCKDMKKFGGPGRMKQSCIMRQCIAPVLPHTAVCVVCKEAGKEDTLEEEEDKFNFMLMECSICNEIVHPNCLKVSDASGVVNDELPNCWECPKCNHAGKSGKVLKQKRGPGFKYASNLPGSLLREQKPVKEEGDTSSAAKRKTDREETPRYRPEESLHRQPPLLSPSSLPRPRPEDKLRKKRKLFDDDEEDDLGVRKKEKSDDPYFSKLLHHIKTEEEDEDGYEEEDEEGRDPQFRSGIERKRRLGEAEEEGDDKDSKTELLNPCIKTPVGDSDQSHCSSPQAGPSSEGGSETQEKGPRPKARRKRRLPNRELSRELSKALNQEIQKTEDCLANENRQPLKVEPETENEEPKRLFRNGNELGDQRPHLKTKEMNGTPWELRHFYPSQITPLGFNRSTPTNRPVPPRSPPKCVQMERHVIRPPPISPPPDRLPLKDSKMHVIQREVWMKIFRYLTHQELCVCMRVCKTWNRWCCDKRLWTKIDLNRCTSITPLMLSGVIRRQPVYLDLSWTNISKKQLSWLINRLPGLRVLKLSGCSWAAVSALCTSSCPLLRTLDVQWVEGLKDAQMRDLLSPPTDNRPGQLDNRCKLRNVETLRLAGLDITDTSLRLISRQMPLLSRLDLSYCNHINDQSVNLLTAAGTTTRDSLTEINLSVCNRVTDHSLNFFKRCGSICQIDLRFCKQVTKMGCERFIAEMSVSVPFRLKEEKLLQKTS; encoded by the exons ATGGCCTTGTCATTGAGCGGAGACGATGAGGAATATGATTCAGAGTCCGAGCAG CAGCGGGCAGCCAACCGGCCAAAGCCCAAGATGGGGACGACATCAGCTGTTAAGCTGCCGTCCAACCGCAGCTCATCCGGCGCCAGACGCAGGAGGACGCGCTGCCGAAAGTGCGAAGCATGTCTGCGGACAGAGTGTGGAGAGTGTCACTTCTGCAAAGACATGAAGAAGTTCGGAGGGCCGGGGCGCATGAAGCAGTCCTGCATTATGAGACAATGCATTGCG CCTGTCCTGCCTCACACAgcggtgtgtgtggtgtgtaaagAGGCAGGGAAGGAGGACAcactggaggaagaggaggacaagtTCAACTTTATGTTGATGGAGTGCTCTATCTGCAACGAGATCGTCCACCCTAACTGCCTCAAG GTGAGCGACGCGTCGGGGGTGGTGAACGATGAACTCCCCAACTGCTGGGAATGTCCCAAATGCAACCACGCTGGGAAAAGTGGAAAAGT ATTGAAGCAAAAAAGGGGCCCAGGCTTCAAGTACGCCTCCAACCTCCCTGGCTCTCTGCTGAGGGAACAGAAGCCtgtgaaggaggagggagacacgTCTTCTGCAGCCAAgaggaaaacagacagagaggagacgcCCAGGTACAGACCGGAGGAGTCTCTTCACCGACAGCCGCCACTGCTCTCTCCCAGCAGCCTGCCCAGGCCCAGGCCTGAGGACAaactgaggaagaagaggaagctgtttgatgatgatgaggaggatgatcTCGGTGTGAGGAAGAAG GAAAAGTCGGATGACCCTTATTTTTCCAAACTTCTGCACCATATcaaaacagaagaggaggacgaagatggatatgaggaggaagacgaagaaGGAAGGGACCCTCAATTCCGGAGTGGCATAGAGAGGAAGCGGCGATTAGGAGAAGCTGAAGAAGAAGGGGATGACAAGGACTCAAAGACTGAACTTTTGAATCCCTGCATTAAAACGCCTGTTGGAGACAGTGACCAGTCTCACTGTAGCTCTCCGCAGGCAGGCCCCAGCAGTGAGGGCGGAAGCGAGACCCAGGAAAAAGGTCCACGTCCTAAAGCTCGCCGCAAGAGGCGTTTGCCTAACAGGGAGCTGAGCCGAGAACTGAGCAAAGCACTGAACCAGGAAATCCAGAAGACAGAGGACTGTCTGGCAAATGAAAACCGCCAACCACTCAAGGTGGAGCCAGAGACGGAAAACGAGGAGCCCAAGAGGTTGTTCCGCAACGGTAATGAACTTGGGGACCAGAGGCCACACCTCAAGACCAAAGAGATGAACGGGACCCCGTGGGAGCTGCGGCACTTCTACCCGAGTCAGATCACTCCACTAGGTTTCAACAGGAGCACGCCAACCAACCGCCCGGTGCCGCCACGCTCCCCACCCAAGTGTGTCCAAATGGAGCGGCACGTCATTCGCCCTCCTCCAATCAGCCCGCCTCCCGACAGACTGCCTCTTAAAGACAGTAAAATGCACGTCATACAGCGTGAGGTCTGGATGAAGATCTTTCGCTACCTCACACACCAGgagctgtgtgtctgcatgagaGTTTGCAAGACATGGAACAGATG GTGTTGTGATAAGAGACTGTGGACAAAGATCGATCTGAACCGCTGCACCTCCATCACTCCACTCATGCTGAGCGGGGTTATCCGCCGACAGCCAGTTTACCTGGACCTCAGCTGGACCAATATTTCCAAGAAACAATTATCCTGGCTTATCAATCGATTGCCAG GTCTGCGAGTGTTAAAGTTGTCGGGGTGCTCTTGGGCTGCTGTGTCTGCGCTCTGCACCTCCAGCTGCCCTCTGCTGCGCACCCTGGATGTCCAGTGGGTGGAGGGACTTAAAGATGCGCAGATGAGGGACCTCCTCTCACCCCCCACAGACAACAGACCAG GTCAGCTGGATAACCGCTGCAAGTTGCGTAATGTAGAGACCCTGCGGCTGGCAGGGctggacatcacagacacatctTTACGTCTCATCAGTCGGCAGATGCCTTTGCTGTCCAGGCTGGACCTGAGTTACTGCAACCACATCAACGACCAGTCAGTCAACCtactgacagcagcaggcacCACGACCAGAGACTCTCTAACAGAAATCAACCTGTCTG TTTGTAACCGCGTCACAGACCATTCCCTAAACTTTTTCAAGCGGTGTGGAAGCATCTGTCAGATAGACCTTCGCTTTTGCAAGCAGGTGACCAAGATGGGCTGCGAAAGGTTCATCGCAGAGATGTCTGTGAGCGTGCCATTCAGACTGAAAGAGGAGAAACTGCTGCAGAAGACAAGCTAG
- the kdm2ba gene encoding lysine (K)-specific demethylase 2Ba isoform X2 produces the protein MALSLSGDDEEYDSESEQRAANRPKPKMGTTSAVKLPSNRSSSGARRRRTRCRKCEACLRTECGECHFCKDMKKFGGPGRMKQSCIMRQCIAPVLPHTAVCVVCKEAGKEDTLEEEEDKFNFMLMECSICNEIVHPNCLKVSDASGVVNDELPNCWECPKCNHAGKSGKVLKQKRGPGFKYASNLPGSLLREQKPVKEEGDTSSAAKRKTDREETPRYRPEESLHRQPPLLSPSSLPRPRPEDKLRKKRKLFDDDEEDDLGVRKKEKSDDPYFSKLLHHIKTEEEDEDGYEEEDEEGRDPQFRSGIERKRRLGEAEEEGDDKDSKTELLNPCIKTPVGDSDQSHCSSPQAGPSSEGGSETQEKGPRPKARRKRRLPNRELSRELSKALNQEIQKTEDCLANENRQPLKVEPETENEEPKRLFRNGNELGDQRPHLKTKEMNGTPWELRHFYPSQITPLGFNRSTPTNRPVPPRSPPKCVQMERHVIRPPPISPPPDRLPLKDSKMHVIQREVWMKIFRYLTHQELCVCMRVCKTWNRWCCDKRLWTKIDLNRCTSITPLMLSGVIRRQPVYLDLSWTNISKKQLSWLINRLPGLRVLKLSGCSWAAVSALCTSSCPLLRTLDVQWVEGLKDAQMRDLLSPPTDNRPGQLDNRCKLRNVETLRLAGLDITDTSLRLISRQMPLLSRLDLSYCNHINDQSVNLLTAAGTTTRDSLTEINLSVCNRVTDHSLNFFKRCGSICQIDLRFCKQVTKMGCERFIAEMSVSVPFRLKEEKLLQKTS, from the exons ATGGCCTTGTCATTGAGCGGAGACGATGAGGAATATGATTCAGAGTCCGAGCAG CGGGCAGCCAACCGGCCAAAGCCCAAGATGGGGACGACATCAGCTGTTAAGCTGCCGTCCAACCGCAGCTCATCCGGCGCCAGACGCAGGAGGACGCGCTGCCGAAAGTGCGAAGCATGTCTGCGGACAGAGTGTGGAGAGTGTCACTTCTGCAAAGACATGAAGAAGTTCGGAGGGCCGGGGCGCATGAAGCAGTCCTGCATTATGAGACAATGCATTGCG CCTGTCCTGCCTCACACAgcggtgtgtgtggtgtgtaaagAGGCAGGGAAGGAGGACAcactggaggaagaggaggacaagtTCAACTTTATGTTGATGGAGTGCTCTATCTGCAACGAGATCGTCCACCCTAACTGCCTCAAG GTGAGCGACGCGTCGGGGGTGGTGAACGATGAACTCCCCAACTGCTGGGAATGTCCCAAATGCAACCACGCTGGGAAAAGTGGAAAAGT ATTGAAGCAAAAAAGGGGCCCAGGCTTCAAGTACGCCTCCAACCTCCCTGGCTCTCTGCTGAGGGAACAGAAGCCtgtgaaggaggagggagacacgTCTTCTGCAGCCAAgaggaaaacagacagagaggagacgcCCAGGTACAGACCGGAGGAGTCTCTTCACCGACAGCCGCCACTGCTCTCTCCCAGCAGCCTGCCCAGGCCCAGGCCTGAGGACAaactgaggaagaagaggaagctgtttgatgatgatgaggaggatgatcTCGGTGTGAGGAAGAAG GAAAAGTCGGATGACCCTTATTTTTCCAAACTTCTGCACCATATcaaaacagaagaggaggacgaagatggatatgaggaggaagacgaagaaGGAAGGGACCCTCAATTCCGGAGTGGCATAGAGAGGAAGCGGCGATTAGGAGAAGCTGAAGAAGAAGGGGATGACAAGGACTCAAAGACTGAACTTTTGAATCCCTGCATTAAAACGCCTGTTGGAGACAGTGACCAGTCTCACTGTAGCTCTCCGCAGGCAGGCCCCAGCAGTGAGGGCGGAAGCGAGACCCAGGAAAAAGGTCCACGTCCTAAAGCTCGCCGCAAGAGGCGTTTGCCTAACAGGGAGCTGAGCCGAGAACTGAGCAAAGCACTGAACCAGGAAATCCAGAAGACAGAGGACTGTCTGGCAAATGAAAACCGCCAACCACTCAAGGTGGAGCCAGAGACGGAAAACGAGGAGCCCAAGAGGTTGTTCCGCAACGGTAATGAACTTGGGGACCAGAGGCCACACCTCAAGACCAAAGAGATGAACGGGACCCCGTGGGAGCTGCGGCACTTCTACCCGAGTCAGATCACTCCACTAGGTTTCAACAGGAGCACGCCAACCAACCGCCCGGTGCCGCCACGCTCCCCACCCAAGTGTGTCCAAATGGAGCGGCACGTCATTCGCCCTCCTCCAATCAGCCCGCCTCCCGACAGACTGCCTCTTAAAGACAGTAAAATGCACGTCATACAGCGTGAGGTCTGGATGAAGATCTTTCGCTACCTCACACACCAGgagctgtgtgtctgcatgagaGTTTGCAAGACATGGAACAGATG GTGTTGTGATAAGAGACTGTGGACAAAGATCGATCTGAACCGCTGCACCTCCATCACTCCACTCATGCTGAGCGGGGTTATCCGCCGACAGCCAGTTTACCTGGACCTCAGCTGGACCAATATTTCCAAGAAACAATTATCCTGGCTTATCAATCGATTGCCAG GTCTGCGAGTGTTAAAGTTGTCGGGGTGCTCTTGGGCTGCTGTGTCTGCGCTCTGCACCTCCAGCTGCCCTCTGCTGCGCACCCTGGATGTCCAGTGGGTGGAGGGACTTAAAGATGCGCAGATGAGGGACCTCCTCTCACCCCCCACAGACAACAGACCAG GTCAGCTGGATAACCGCTGCAAGTTGCGTAATGTAGAGACCCTGCGGCTGGCAGGGctggacatcacagacacatctTTACGTCTCATCAGTCGGCAGATGCCTTTGCTGTCCAGGCTGGACCTGAGTTACTGCAACCACATCAACGACCAGTCAGTCAACCtactgacagcagcaggcacCACGACCAGAGACTCTCTAACAGAAATCAACCTGTCTG TTTGTAACCGCGTCACAGACCATTCCCTAAACTTTTTCAAGCGGTGTGGAAGCATCTGTCAGATAGACCTTCGCTTTTGCAAGCAGGTGACCAAGATGGGCTGCGAAAGGTTCATCGCAGAGATGTCTGTGAGCGTGCCATTCAGACTGAAAGAGGAGAAACTGCTGCAGAAGACAAGCTAG
- the kdm2ba gene encoding lysine (K)-specific demethylase 2Ba isoform X4, with the protein MALSLSGDDEEYDSESEQRAANRPKPKMGTTSAVKLPSNRSSSGARRRRTRCRKCEACLRTECGECHFCKDMKKFGGPGRMKQSCIMRQCIAPVLPHTAVCVVCKEAGKEDTLEEEEDKFNFMLMECSICNEIVHPNCLKVSDASGVVNDELPNCWECPKCNHAGKSGKQKRGPGFKYASNLPGSLLREQKPVKEEGDTSSAAKRKTDREETPRYRPEESLHRQPPLLSPSSLPRPRPEDKLRKKRKLFDDDEEDDLGVRKKEKSDDPYFSKLLHHIKTEEEDEDGYEEEDEEGRDPQFRSGIERKRRLGEAEEEGDDKDSKTELLNPCIKTPVGDSDQSHCSSPQAGPSSEGGSETQEKGPRPKARRKRRLPNRELSRELSKALNQEIQKTEDCLANENRQPLKVEPETENEEPKRLFRNGNELGDQRPHLKTKEMNGTPWELRHFYPSQITPLGFNRSTPTNRPVPPRSPPKCVQMERHVIRPPPISPPPDRLPLKDSKMHVIQREVWMKIFRYLTHQELCVCMRVCKTWNRWCCDKRLWTKIDLNRCTSITPLMLSGVIRRQPVYLDLSWTNISKKQLSWLINRLPGLRVLKLSGCSWAAVSALCTSSCPLLRTLDVQWVEGLKDAQMRDLLSPPTDNRPGQLDNRCKLRNVETLRLAGLDITDTSLRLISRQMPLLSRLDLSYCNHINDQSVNLLTAAGTTTRDSLTEINLSVCNRVTDHSLNFFKRCGSICQIDLRFCKQVTKMGCERFIAEMSVSVPFRLKEEKLLQKTS; encoded by the exons ATGGCCTTGTCATTGAGCGGAGACGATGAGGAATATGATTCAGAGTCCGAGCAG CGGGCAGCCAACCGGCCAAAGCCCAAGATGGGGACGACATCAGCTGTTAAGCTGCCGTCCAACCGCAGCTCATCCGGCGCCAGACGCAGGAGGACGCGCTGCCGAAAGTGCGAAGCATGTCTGCGGACAGAGTGTGGAGAGTGTCACTTCTGCAAAGACATGAAGAAGTTCGGAGGGCCGGGGCGCATGAAGCAGTCCTGCATTATGAGACAATGCATTGCG CCTGTCCTGCCTCACACAgcggtgtgtgtggtgtgtaaagAGGCAGGGAAGGAGGACAcactggaggaagaggaggacaagtTCAACTTTATGTTGATGGAGTGCTCTATCTGCAACGAGATCGTCCACCCTAACTGCCTCAAG GTGAGCGACGCGTCGGGGGTGGTGAACGATGAACTCCCCAACTGCTGGGAATGTCCCAAATGCAACCACGCTGGGAAAAGTGGAAAA CAAAAAAGGGGCCCAGGCTTCAAGTACGCCTCCAACCTCCCTGGCTCTCTGCTGAGGGAACAGAAGCCtgtgaaggaggagggagacacgTCTTCTGCAGCCAAgaggaaaacagacagagaggagacgcCCAGGTACAGACCGGAGGAGTCTCTTCACCGACAGCCGCCACTGCTCTCTCCCAGCAGCCTGCCCAGGCCCAGGCCTGAGGACAaactgaggaagaagaggaagctgtttgatgatgatgaggaggatgatcTCGGTGTGAGGAAGAAG GAAAAGTCGGATGACCCTTATTTTTCCAAACTTCTGCACCATATcaaaacagaagaggaggacgaagatggatatgaggaggaagacgaagaaGGAAGGGACCCTCAATTCCGGAGTGGCATAGAGAGGAAGCGGCGATTAGGAGAAGCTGAAGAAGAAGGGGATGACAAGGACTCAAAGACTGAACTTTTGAATCCCTGCATTAAAACGCCTGTTGGAGACAGTGACCAGTCTCACTGTAGCTCTCCGCAGGCAGGCCCCAGCAGTGAGGGCGGAAGCGAGACCCAGGAAAAAGGTCCACGTCCTAAAGCTCGCCGCAAGAGGCGTTTGCCTAACAGGGAGCTGAGCCGAGAACTGAGCAAAGCACTGAACCAGGAAATCCAGAAGACAGAGGACTGTCTGGCAAATGAAAACCGCCAACCACTCAAGGTGGAGCCAGAGACGGAAAACGAGGAGCCCAAGAGGTTGTTCCGCAACGGTAATGAACTTGGGGACCAGAGGCCACACCTCAAGACCAAAGAGATGAACGGGACCCCGTGGGAGCTGCGGCACTTCTACCCGAGTCAGATCACTCCACTAGGTTTCAACAGGAGCACGCCAACCAACCGCCCGGTGCCGCCACGCTCCCCACCCAAGTGTGTCCAAATGGAGCGGCACGTCATTCGCCCTCCTCCAATCAGCCCGCCTCCCGACAGACTGCCTCTTAAAGACAGTAAAATGCACGTCATACAGCGTGAGGTCTGGATGAAGATCTTTCGCTACCTCACACACCAGgagctgtgtgtctgcatgagaGTTTGCAAGACATGGAACAGATG GTGTTGTGATAAGAGACTGTGGACAAAGATCGATCTGAACCGCTGCACCTCCATCACTCCACTCATGCTGAGCGGGGTTATCCGCCGACAGCCAGTTTACCTGGACCTCAGCTGGACCAATATTTCCAAGAAACAATTATCCTGGCTTATCAATCGATTGCCAG GTCTGCGAGTGTTAAAGTTGTCGGGGTGCTCTTGGGCTGCTGTGTCTGCGCTCTGCACCTCCAGCTGCCCTCTGCTGCGCACCCTGGATGTCCAGTGGGTGGAGGGACTTAAAGATGCGCAGATGAGGGACCTCCTCTCACCCCCCACAGACAACAGACCAG GTCAGCTGGATAACCGCTGCAAGTTGCGTAATGTAGAGACCCTGCGGCTGGCAGGGctggacatcacagacacatctTTACGTCTCATCAGTCGGCAGATGCCTTTGCTGTCCAGGCTGGACCTGAGTTACTGCAACCACATCAACGACCAGTCAGTCAACCtactgacagcagcaggcacCACGACCAGAGACTCTCTAACAGAAATCAACCTGTCTG TTTGTAACCGCGTCACAGACCATTCCCTAAACTTTTTCAAGCGGTGTGGAAGCATCTGTCAGATAGACCTTCGCTTTTGCAAGCAGGTGACCAAGATGGGCTGCGAAAGGTTCATCGCAGAGATGTCTGTGAGCGTGCCATTCAGACTGAAAGAGGAGAAACTGCTGCAGAAGACAAGCTAG
- the kdm2ba gene encoding lysine (K)-specific demethylase 2Ba isoform X3, producing the protein MALSLSGDDEEYDSESEQQRAANRPKPKMGTTSAVKLPSNRSSSGARRRRTRCRKCEACLRTECGECHFCKDMKKFGGPGRMKQSCIMRQCIAPVLPHTAVCVVCKEAGKEDTLEEEEDKFNFMLMECSICNEIVHPNCLKVSDASGVVNDELPNCWECPKCNHAGKSGKQKRGPGFKYASNLPGSLLREQKPVKEEGDTSSAAKRKTDREETPRYRPEESLHRQPPLLSPSSLPRPRPEDKLRKKRKLFDDDEEDDLGVRKKEKSDDPYFSKLLHHIKTEEEDEDGYEEEDEEGRDPQFRSGIERKRRLGEAEEEGDDKDSKTELLNPCIKTPVGDSDQSHCSSPQAGPSSEGGSETQEKGPRPKARRKRRLPNRELSRELSKALNQEIQKTEDCLANENRQPLKVEPETENEEPKRLFRNGNELGDQRPHLKTKEMNGTPWELRHFYPSQITPLGFNRSTPTNRPVPPRSPPKCVQMERHVIRPPPISPPPDRLPLKDSKMHVIQREVWMKIFRYLTHQELCVCMRVCKTWNRWCCDKRLWTKIDLNRCTSITPLMLSGVIRRQPVYLDLSWTNISKKQLSWLINRLPGLRVLKLSGCSWAAVSALCTSSCPLLRTLDVQWVEGLKDAQMRDLLSPPTDNRPGQLDNRCKLRNVETLRLAGLDITDTSLRLISRQMPLLSRLDLSYCNHINDQSVNLLTAAGTTTRDSLTEINLSVCNRVTDHSLNFFKRCGSICQIDLRFCKQVTKMGCERFIAEMSVSVPFRLKEEKLLQKTS; encoded by the exons ATGGCCTTGTCATTGAGCGGAGACGATGAGGAATATGATTCAGAGTCCGAGCAG CAGCGGGCAGCCAACCGGCCAAAGCCCAAGATGGGGACGACATCAGCTGTTAAGCTGCCGTCCAACCGCAGCTCATCCGGCGCCAGACGCAGGAGGACGCGCTGCCGAAAGTGCGAAGCATGTCTGCGGACAGAGTGTGGAGAGTGTCACTTCTGCAAAGACATGAAGAAGTTCGGAGGGCCGGGGCGCATGAAGCAGTCCTGCATTATGAGACAATGCATTGCG CCTGTCCTGCCTCACACAgcggtgtgtgtggtgtgtaaagAGGCAGGGAAGGAGGACAcactggaggaagaggaggacaagtTCAACTTTATGTTGATGGAGTGCTCTATCTGCAACGAGATCGTCCACCCTAACTGCCTCAAG GTGAGCGACGCGTCGGGGGTGGTGAACGATGAACTCCCCAACTGCTGGGAATGTCCCAAATGCAACCACGCTGGGAAAAGTGGAAAA CAAAAAAGGGGCCCAGGCTTCAAGTACGCCTCCAACCTCCCTGGCTCTCTGCTGAGGGAACAGAAGCCtgtgaaggaggagggagacacgTCTTCTGCAGCCAAgaggaaaacagacagagaggagacgcCCAGGTACAGACCGGAGGAGTCTCTTCACCGACAGCCGCCACTGCTCTCTCCCAGCAGCCTGCCCAGGCCCAGGCCTGAGGACAaactgaggaagaagaggaagctgtttgatgatgatgaggaggatgatcTCGGTGTGAGGAAGAAG GAAAAGTCGGATGACCCTTATTTTTCCAAACTTCTGCACCATATcaaaacagaagaggaggacgaagatggatatgaggaggaagacgaagaaGGAAGGGACCCTCAATTCCGGAGTGGCATAGAGAGGAAGCGGCGATTAGGAGAAGCTGAAGAAGAAGGGGATGACAAGGACTCAAAGACTGAACTTTTGAATCCCTGCATTAAAACGCCTGTTGGAGACAGTGACCAGTCTCACTGTAGCTCTCCGCAGGCAGGCCCCAGCAGTGAGGGCGGAAGCGAGACCCAGGAAAAAGGTCCACGTCCTAAAGCTCGCCGCAAGAGGCGTTTGCCTAACAGGGAGCTGAGCCGAGAACTGAGCAAAGCACTGAACCAGGAAATCCAGAAGACAGAGGACTGTCTGGCAAATGAAAACCGCCAACCACTCAAGGTGGAGCCAGAGACGGAAAACGAGGAGCCCAAGAGGTTGTTCCGCAACGGTAATGAACTTGGGGACCAGAGGCCACACCTCAAGACCAAAGAGATGAACGGGACCCCGTGGGAGCTGCGGCACTTCTACCCGAGTCAGATCACTCCACTAGGTTTCAACAGGAGCACGCCAACCAACCGCCCGGTGCCGCCACGCTCCCCACCCAAGTGTGTCCAAATGGAGCGGCACGTCATTCGCCCTCCTCCAATCAGCCCGCCTCCCGACAGACTGCCTCTTAAAGACAGTAAAATGCACGTCATACAGCGTGAGGTCTGGATGAAGATCTTTCGCTACCTCACACACCAGgagctgtgtgtctgcatgagaGTTTGCAAGACATGGAACAGATG GTGTTGTGATAAGAGACTGTGGACAAAGATCGATCTGAACCGCTGCACCTCCATCACTCCACTCATGCTGAGCGGGGTTATCCGCCGACAGCCAGTTTACCTGGACCTCAGCTGGACCAATATTTCCAAGAAACAATTATCCTGGCTTATCAATCGATTGCCAG GTCTGCGAGTGTTAAAGTTGTCGGGGTGCTCTTGGGCTGCTGTGTCTGCGCTCTGCACCTCCAGCTGCCCTCTGCTGCGCACCCTGGATGTCCAGTGGGTGGAGGGACTTAAAGATGCGCAGATGAGGGACCTCCTCTCACCCCCCACAGACAACAGACCAG GTCAGCTGGATAACCGCTGCAAGTTGCGTAATGTAGAGACCCTGCGGCTGGCAGGGctggacatcacagacacatctTTACGTCTCATCAGTCGGCAGATGCCTTTGCTGTCCAGGCTGGACCTGAGTTACTGCAACCACATCAACGACCAGTCAGTCAACCtactgacagcagcaggcacCACGACCAGAGACTCTCTAACAGAAATCAACCTGTCTG TTTGTAACCGCGTCACAGACCATTCCCTAAACTTTTTCAAGCGGTGTGGAAGCATCTGTCAGATAGACCTTCGCTTTTGCAAGCAGGTGACCAAGATGGGCTGCGAAAGGTTCATCGCAGAGATGTCTGTGAGCGTGCCATTCAGACTGAAAGAGGAGAAACTGCTGCAGAAGACAAGCTAG